A single Bifidobacterium asteroides DNA region contains:
- a CDS encoding PTS sugar transporter subunit IIA produces MLDEYFPEGTVMYRDGVADWVEAVDVVTAPLVDLGRIKPSYVEAIKASIRKPGGTYIDLGQGIAMAHARPEAGVVTTSLSVLKVGRPFLLADSQDHPISTFFCLAAQDSNSHLSLMQSLATFLSDGKNQERLGKAANVEELRTILKEER; encoded by the coding sequence TTGCTGGACGAGTATTTCCCGGAAGGCACTGTCATGTACAGGGACGGCGTGGCCGATTGGGTGGAAGCAGTGGATGTGGTTACTGCTCCGCTGGTTGACCTGGGAAGGATCAAGCCCTCTTATGTCGAGGCCATCAAGGCTTCGATACGCAAACCAGGTGGCACCTATATTGATCTGGGACAAGGCATCGCCATGGCCCACGCCAGGCCAGAGGCAGGCGTGGTGACCACATCCCTATCGGTGCTGAAGGTTGGCAGGCCCTTTCTGCTGGCCGATTCACAGGACCACCCAATCAGCACGTTCTTCTGTCTGGCCGCGCAGGACTCGAACAGCCATTTAAGCCTGATGCAATCGCTGGCGACCTTCCTGAGTGACGGCAAGAATCAGGAACGGCTGGGCAAGGCCGCGAACGTTGAGGAATTGAGGACGATCCTCAAGGAAGAAAGGTAA
- a CDS encoding MIP/aquaporin family protein → MEYSLMTKLAAECVGTAILMIFGNGAVADVDLEGTKGHHSGWLTIAMGYGFGVMFPVLMFGGVSGAHINPAMTLGQAVIGIFPWSLVLPYILAQLVGAALGQLVVYACYFPHYRMTKDPLPILGTFCTTDASGSLVNYFINEFFGTLVLVLGALCCLQGPWGSKGLAAASIVVGLIVWGLVTSLGGPTGPGLNPARDLVPRFLHWILPVPNKGDSRWGEAWIPVVAPVIGAIVGAVMFKVLFAA, encoded by the coding sequence ATGGAATATTCGCTTATGACCAAGCTGGCCGCAGAATGTGTCGGCACCGCCATATTGATGATCTTCGGCAACGGCGCAGTTGCCGACGTGGATCTGGAGGGCACCAAGGGCCACCATTCAGGCTGGCTGACTATCGCCATGGGATATGGCTTCGGAGTCATGTTTCCCGTGCTCATGTTCGGCGGGGTGTCAGGAGCTCACATCAACCCGGCCATGACTCTGGGGCAAGCCGTCATCGGCATCTTCCCCTGGAGCCTGGTTCTTCCTTATATTCTGGCGCAGCTGGTCGGAGCGGCACTGGGCCAGCTGGTCGTCTATGCCTGCTACTTCCCGCACTACCGCATGACCAAAGACCCTTTGCCGATTTTGGGTACCTTCTGCACCACTGATGCCTCGGGTTCGCTGGTCAACTACTTCATCAATGAGTTCTTTGGCACGCTGGTGCTGGTCTTGGGAGCCCTCTGCTGCCTGCAGGGCCCATGGGGGTCTAAGGGGTTGGCTGCTGCCTCCATCGTTGTTGGCTTGATCGTCTGGGGGCTGGTCACCTCTCTGGGTGGTCCCACCGGTCCTGGCTTGAATCCTGCGCGTGACCTGGTGCCGCGCTTCCTGCACTGGATTCTGCCCGTGCCCAACAAGGGGGACTCACGCTGGGGCGAGGCTTGGATTCCAGTGGTGGCACCCGTCATTGGTGCCATTGTCGGAGCCGTGATGTTCAAGGTCCTCTTCGCCGCCTGA
- a CDS encoding energy-coupling factor ABC transporter ATP-binding protein — translation MAYLELDRVGYTYPNGYQALREVSLSCELGEAVAIIGRNGAGKTTMVKLMNGLLKPTHGRVMVDGTATDQEDAAHVAAKVGYVFQNPDDQIFQDSIRREIAYGLVKKRVARDRIGGRVAWAAEVCGLDDSLDSHPYDLPFSQRKFVTIASALVMDPQVLILDEPTAGQDRAATDLLAGIIQQVTAMGKTVITISHDMEFVTRHFQRGIVMADRQILMDGPIARIFRDDDLLEQAHLARPYLAQLAQAWGFHDVLTSEDFMAALPQTSLLTNQ, via the coding sequence ATGGCCTATCTTGAGTTGGACAGGGTCGGATATACCTATCCAAACGGATATCAGGCTCTGCGGGAGGTCAGCCTGTCCTGCGAACTTGGGGAAGCTGTTGCCATCATCGGTCGCAACGGGGCCGGAAAGACCACCATGGTCAAGCTCATGAACGGACTGCTCAAGCCCACTCATGGTCGCGTCATGGTGGACGGGACCGCAACCGATCAAGAGGATGCCGCCCATGTGGCAGCCAAGGTCGGCTATGTCTTTCAGAATCCGGATGATCAGATCTTCCAGGACAGCATCCGTCGGGAAATAGCCTATGGGCTGGTGAAAAAGCGTGTTGCCCGGGACCGTATCGGGGGGCGGGTCGCCTGGGCCGCTGAAGTCTGCGGTTTAGATGACAGCTTGGATTCTCATCCCTATGACCTTCCCTTTTCGCAGCGCAAGTTCGTCACCATAGCCTCGGCTTTGGTCATGGACCCTCAGGTGCTGATTCTGGACGAGCCTACCGCTGGTCAGGACAGGGCCGCTACGGACCTGCTGGCAGGGATAATCCAGCAGGTGACGGCAATGGGCAAGACGGTCATCACCATCAGTCATGACATGGAGTTCGTCACTCGTCATTTCCAGCGGGGCATTGTCATGGCCGACAGACAGATCCTCATGGATGGGCCCATCGCTCGGATCTTCAGGGATGATGATCTGCTTGAACAGGCTCATCTGGCCCGTCCCTATCTGGCACAGTTGGCCCAGGCCTGGGGCTTCCACGATGTGCTCACCTCTGAGGATTTCATGGCGGCCCTGCCCCAGACATCATTACTGACAAATCAGTGA
- a CDS encoding energy-coupling factor ABC transporter ATP-binding protein: MSVISLEHVGYRYPLGYEDAVHDVSFQVEQGQVCALLGANGSGKTTICNLIRGFIPRFYRGEPTGQVQLAGRPVEQYDDAELTETVGYSFQNPFTQMSGVKDNVREEIAYALENLGIEREAMVARVDAMIDLLHLDDIADANPLELSGGQRQRVAIAAVLVTDPPIVVLDEPTSQLDPQSTEDVFNIIALLKRQGKTVILVEHKIDLVARYSDLVILMEDGGVAMSGPARRVLTDPQVLDHGGQLPEVTRFFLERNQKLGLNDPVPLSVEDAIKCYGRKGA, encoded by the coding sequence ATGAGTGTCATCAGTCTGGAACATGTGGGATACCGTTATCCTCTGGGCTATGAGGATGCCGTGCATGATGTCTCCTTCCAGGTGGAGCAGGGGCAGGTCTGCGCGCTTCTGGGTGCCAATGGGTCGGGGAAGACCACTATCTGCAATCTGATCCGCGGCTTCATACCGCGCTTTTACCGGGGAGAGCCGACGGGTCAGGTTCAGCTGGCCGGAAGGCCTGTGGAGCAATACGATGACGCGGAACTGACTGAAACCGTCGGCTACTCCTTTCAGAACCCTTTTACGCAGATGTCCGGTGTCAAAGACAATGTGCGGGAGGAGATCGCCTATGCGCTGGAGAACCTCGGCATAGAGAGGGAGGCGATGGTCGCGCGCGTGGATGCCATGATTGATCTGCTTCACCTGGACGACATCGCCGATGCCAATCCTCTGGAGCTTTCCGGAGGGCAACGGCAGCGAGTGGCCATTGCCGCGGTGCTGGTGACGGACCCACCCATTGTCGTTTTGGATGAACCGACCTCTCAGCTGGATCCGCAGAGCACAGAGGATGTATTCAACATCATCGCTCTGCTCAAGCGCCAGGGCAAGACCGTCATCCTGGTTGAGCACAAGATCGATCTGGTGGCCCGTTACAGTGACCTGGTCATCCTCATGGAAGATGGCGGGGTGGCCATGAGTGGGCCGGCGCGTCGTGTGCTCACCGATCCGCAGGTCTTGGATCACGGCGGTCAGTTGCCCGAGGTCACCCGCTTCTTCCTGGAACGCAACCAGAAGCTGGGGTTGAATGATCCCGTGCCGCTCTCGGTTGAGGATGCCATAAAATGTTACGGACGGAAAGGGGCCTGA
- a CDS encoding energy-coupling factor transporter transmembrane component T — protein sequence MTGFIDRLYPSSKAAMVLLAIIVGIFTPGYILQYAMFPVFLLLAIMAGNGMRFFKAFLSSVGTVVLVIFLVQVFIVRYPDSAHIWAFIALSPTGLDKSLGITSRIVSSASAIMWYFQVTTPKDMVYAMEQAHLPKKVTFVIMSTIGMVPQVINRSRTIMDAQKSRGIETEGNAWARVKSFVPMLGPLIFSLIQQTEEHALALQSRAFLAPVPKTSLYRLDKHTIDRGIQVICLLLLILFIVWRVWK from the coding sequence ATGACTGGTTTCATAGATCGACTGTATCCCTCCTCCAAGGCAGCCATGGTGCTGCTTGCCATCATTGTCGGCATCTTCACTCCTGGGTACATTCTGCAATATGCCATGTTCCCAGTCTTTCTGCTGCTGGCAATCATGGCCGGTAACGGCATGAGGTTCTTCAAGGCCTTTCTCTCGTCCGTCGGTACGGTCGTCCTGGTGATCTTCCTGGTGCAGGTCTTCATTGTCCGCTATCCAGACAGCGCGCATATCTGGGCGTTCATTGCTTTGTCTCCTACCGGTCTGGACAAGAGCCTGGGAATCACTTCCAGAATCGTATCCAGCGCTTCGGCCATCATGTGGTACTTCCAGGTGACCACGCCCAAGGACATGGTCTACGCCATGGAACAAGCGCATTTGCCCAAGAAGGTTACCTTTGTGATCATGTCGACCATTGGCATGGTTCCTCAGGTGATCAATCGTTCCAGGACCATTATGGATGCGCAGAAATCCCGCGGCATCGAGACCGAGGGCAACGCCTGGGCACGGGTGAAGTCCTTCGTGCCCATGTTGGGACCATTGATTTTCTCCCTAATTCAGCAGACCGAGGAACACGCTCTGGCATTGCAGTCACGGGCCTTTCTGGCGCCTGTTCCCAAGACCTCCCTTTATCGCCTCGACAAGCACACGATCGATCGGGGGATTCAGGTGATCTGCCTGCTGCTGTTGATTCTGTTCATCGTCTGGAGGGTCTGGAAATGA